In Streptomyces sp. NBC_00483, a single window of DNA contains:
- a CDS encoding lantibiotic dehydratase: protein MTFDVTYQWTGAAVLRSTTAPTLAAPAQAFDLDDPASTRRWLAQLFAHQDVRNALFAASPVLTCTIDSMVQGAQVRPRQIRRAALSVTSYLLRWQHRPTPFALFAGTAPVTVGSRPIVRWGDAHSVFLRADGEWISHVVRTLEENPAVLEKLSLVANNGAHPRGKRLAAPGVPADGHDRLMAPEEMSLRLTRPVEAALQAAATPITYRALRQHLAAMFPSGAGGKLDALLRDLVAHNLLITNLGPPMTVHDPLDHVCRELAGSNLTDQATDLDELRGALVGHTASAADTDLGTLTHRMHQHSDVSPLPLVVDTALDCDVQIPGDVITEAKKAVAVLHQVSPLPHGHDHWRDWHWRFRERYGPGAAVPVLDLVKDSGLGWPAQYIGSERRKAPAKVTDRDRLLLRLLQRAELDGHTELVLDDSKVTELAQAAATDDKAYSDRSELAIEVHAPSSRALADGDFRLAVVGVPRPASSMLGRSIHTLPADVQEQIADSFTTRPHAITAQLSFGPRRRRNENVARTGQLLPRVIPLGEHPPDTGATIRLEDLVVTASARHLFLVHRPTGRPVDVRVPHALEAGIQTPPLARFLAEIGGARRAAYGEFDFGAAAHLPYLPRVRYGRTILSPARWRLASSELPGHGATQEQWDDRFAQWRRALRVPDRVSMSEYDQRLSLCLDQTAHRCLLRSALNKLGELELRESPGIDAYGWIGRAHEIVVAFHRETPAPPTDPMPPAHLAGPARLQLPGAGDILRANLYGHPRRFDEILTTWLPLLWDRLDHHAHAGWFTRHRDLTRPEDGQFLDLMLPTSPDGWAATALTVNKWANELHDTGLLSRLTLETYQPHHGRYGSSPAATESVHQLFATDSHLAIEQIRYADQHDVDLTMLTTVSLVDLATRLHGFREAGLAWLIDHAPAHGRPDRELRRQAIRLYDGHPLPDSERLTEAWETRAKAIAAYRHALLDEGRAPGSILRTLLHQHHVRALGADPTEEEAVLHLARTVALRYLPLEAVR from the coding sequence ATGACCTTCGACGTCACCTACCAGTGGACAGGGGCCGCAGTGCTCCGCTCCACCACCGCACCCACCCTCGCCGCCCCTGCCCAGGCCTTCGACCTGGACGACCCGGCCAGCACACGACGGTGGCTCGCTCAGCTCTTCGCTCACCAGGACGTGCGCAACGCGTTGTTCGCCGCCAGCCCTGTGCTCACCTGCACCATCGACTCCATGGTCCAGGGCGCTCAGGTCCGGCCCCGGCAGATCCGCCGCGCCGCCCTCTCCGTCACCTCCTACCTGCTGCGGTGGCAGCACCGCCCCACGCCCTTCGCTCTGTTCGCCGGGACGGCACCCGTGACGGTCGGCTCGAGGCCCATCGTGCGATGGGGCGACGCCCACTCCGTCTTCTTGCGCGCCGACGGAGAGTGGATCAGCCACGTCGTCCGGACGCTGGAGGAGAATCCGGCCGTCCTGGAGAAGTTGTCCCTGGTCGCCAACAACGGCGCACACCCACGCGGGAAGCGCCTCGCAGCACCCGGCGTACCCGCGGACGGCCACGACCGGCTCATGGCGCCCGAGGAAATGTCCCTGCGCCTGACGCGCCCCGTGGAAGCCGCCCTGCAGGCGGCAGCCACGCCGATCACATACCGCGCTCTGCGACAGCACCTGGCCGCGATGTTCCCGTCCGGAGCAGGAGGAAAGCTCGACGCGCTACTGCGTGACCTCGTCGCGCACAACCTGCTGATCACCAACCTGGGCCCACCGATGACCGTTCACGATCCGCTCGACCACGTGTGCCGAGAACTCGCAGGATCCAACCTCACAGACCAGGCAACGGACTTGGACGAGCTACGTGGCGCGCTCGTTGGTCACACCGCCTCGGCCGCCGACACAGACCTGGGCACACTCACCCACCGCATGCACCAACATTCCGACGTCTCTCCGCTGCCCTTGGTCGTTGACACCGCCCTGGACTGTGACGTGCAGATACCCGGCGACGTCATCACGGAGGCCAAGAAGGCCGTTGCCGTGCTGCACCAGGTCAGTCCGCTGCCCCACGGCCATGACCACTGGCGAGACTGGCACTGGCGCTTTCGCGAGCGATACGGGCCCGGCGCCGCAGTACCCGTACTCGACCTGGTCAAAGACAGCGGACTGGGCTGGCCCGCGCAGTACATCGGGTCCGAGCGGCGCAAGGCGCCGGCCAAAGTCACCGACCGGGACCGGCTGCTGCTGCGTCTGCTTCAGCGTGCCGAGCTGGACGGCCACACCGAACTCGTACTGGACGACTCCAAGGTCACCGAACTCGCCCAAGCCGCAGCAACTGATGACAAGGCCTACAGCGACCGCAGTGAACTGGCCATCGAGGTCCACGCCCCTTCGTCTCGGGCCTTGGCCGACGGTGATTTCCGCCTCGCAGTCGTGGGTGTCCCCCGGCCCGCCAGCAGCATGTTGGGCCGCTCGATCCACACGCTGCCGGCTGATGTGCAGGAGCAGATCGCCGACTCGTTCACGACGCGCCCACACGCCATCACGGCCCAGCTGTCGTTCGGGCCCCGACGCCGCCGCAACGAGAACGTCGCCCGAACCGGGCAACTCCTCCCCCGCGTGATCCCGCTCGGCGAGCACCCACCCGACACAGGCGCGACGATCCGCCTAGAAGATCTCGTGGTGACCGCGAGCGCACGACATCTGTTCCTCGTGCACCGCCCTACCGGCCGTCCTGTCGACGTCCGAGTGCCGCACGCCCTGGAGGCCGGCATTCAGACGCCGCCCCTGGCGCGCTTCCTCGCCGAGATCGGCGGCGCTCGCCGCGCCGCCTACGGCGAGTTCGACTTCGGGGCAGCGGCCCATCTGCCGTATCTGCCCCGGGTGCGCTATGGCCGTACGATCCTCAGCCCTGCTCGCTGGCGCCTGGCCAGCAGCGAACTGCCAGGACACGGCGCCACGCAGGAGCAGTGGGACGATCGGTTCGCCCAGTGGCGCCGAGCGCTGCGCGTTCCCGACAGGGTGTCCATGAGCGAGTACGACCAACGCCTCTCCCTGTGCCTCGATCAGACCGCCCACCGGTGTCTACTGCGCTCTGCCCTCAACAAGCTGGGCGAACTGGAGCTCCGTGAAAGCCCGGGCATCGACGCATACGGCTGGATCGGGCGCGCCCACGAGATAGTGGTCGCCTTTCACCGTGAGACACCGGCACCGCCCACGGACCCGATGCCGCCCGCACACTTGGCGGGCCCTGCCCGGCTCCAACTCCCCGGCGCGGGCGACATACTGCGCGCCAACCTGTACGGACACCCCCGCCGGTTCGATGAGATCCTCACGACCTGGCTTCCCCTACTCTGGGACCGGCTCGACCACCATGCGCATGCGGGATGGTTCACACGGCATCGTGACCTGACCAGGCCCGAAGACGGCCAGTTCCTGGATCTGATGCTTCCCACGTCCCCCGACGGCTGGGCAGCGACAGCACTCACGGTGAACAAGTGGGCGAACGAGCTGCACGACACCGGCCTTCTCTCCCGCCTCACTCTGGAGACGTACCAGCCGCACCACGGGCGCTACGGGTCCTCGCCGGCCGCCACCGAGTCCGTGCACCAACTCTTCGCCACCGACTCCCACCTGGCCATCGAACAGATCCGGTACGCCGACCAGCACGACGTCGACCTCACGATGCTCACCACGGTCAGCCTGGTCGACCTCGCCACCCGCCTGCACGGATTCCGAGAAGCAGGCCTCGCCTGGCTCATCGACCACGCCCCCGCCCACGGCCGACCCGACCGCGAACTGCGCCGCCAAGCAATCCGGCTCTACGACGGACATCCGCTCCCCGACAGCGAACGACTCACCGAGGCCTGGGAGACGCGCGCCAAAGCCATCGCCGCCTACCGACACGCTCTCCTGGACGAGGGGCGCGCCCCCGGCTCGATCCTGCGGACACTCCTGCACCAACACCACGTCCGCGCACTCGGCGCAGACCCGACGGAGGAAGAGGCCGTGCTGCACCTGGCCCGCACCGTGGCGCTTCGCTACCTGCCTCTGGAGGCCGTGCGGTGA
- a CDS encoding FxLD family lanthipeptide — MSTTAVLAKPMPSLVEEEDDFAPLNVQVVLATHPIGRLMCTTSDGCGNTCTNGASSCNSLLRDPE; from the coding sequence ATGAGCACCACGGCCGTACTCGCCAAGCCGATGCCCTCGCTGGTCGAGGAGGAGGACGACTTCGCGCCCTTGAACGTGCAGGTCGTCCTTGCCACCCACCCGATCGGCCGGCTGATGTGCACCACCAGCGACGGCTGCGGCAACACCTGCACGAACGGCGCCAGCTCGTGCAACTCCCTGCTCCGCGACCCCGAGTGA
- a CDS encoding thiopeptide-type bacteriocin biosynthesis protein has translation MGRMPPHRLIPTTYPRITGEVAKAVLEVLAGQPTDDVARRINMHPVSLSDAVDTFVAAGTDATFRHQYHPNWLQVYVEFPNWHDADHTAAEHLVPLLLDTENGGTCSRWWFIRKHPYWRLRMQTSAENHTRDELGARLDDLTSAGHLRGWHSGTYEPETAAFGGPIGMMNAHLLFAADSRHVLSLSTLPELPLGRRELSVLLPTVMMSAAGLEWGEQGDVWDLVINEEYRNVADLSDQVTALAETVRPLLLSGLSSDGPLFGPGKPLHPIADWAAAFEAAGRALQTAHACNTLERSIRRTLAYNVIFHWNRLGLSDGVQSALALAARTAVFDPPQSI, from the coding sequence ATGGGACGCATGCCTCCTCATCGACTGATCCCCACCACCTACCCCCGCATCACCGGCGAGGTCGCCAAGGCCGTCCTGGAGGTGCTCGCCGGCCAGCCAACGGACGACGTCGCCCGCCGGATCAACATGCACCCCGTAAGCCTCTCCGACGCGGTGGACACCTTCGTGGCCGCCGGGACGGACGCCACCTTCCGCCATCAGTACCACCCCAACTGGCTCCAGGTGTACGTAGAGTTCCCCAACTGGCACGACGCCGACCACACCGCCGCTGAACACCTCGTGCCGCTGCTACTCGACACGGAGAACGGAGGAACATGCTCCCGGTGGTGGTTCATCCGCAAACACCCGTACTGGCGGCTGCGCATGCAAACCAGCGCCGAGAATCACACTCGTGACGAACTCGGCGCGAGACTCGATGACTTGACCAGCGCAGGACATCTGCGCGGTTGGCACTCAGGCACATACGAGCCGGAGACCGCCGCATTCGGTGGCCCCATCGGCATGATGAACGCCCATCTACTCTTCGCCGCCGACAGCCGCCACGTTCTCTCCCTATCCACGCTCCCCGAACTACCGCTCGGCCGCCGCGAGCTCTCCGTCCTCTTGCCCACAGTCATGATGAGTGCCGCGGGGTTGGAGTGGGGCGAGCAGGGCGACGTCTGGGACCTCGTCATCAACGAGGAGTACCGCAACGTCGCGGACCTTTCGGACCAGGTCACCGCGCTCGCCGAAACGGTGCGACCACTACTCCTCAGCGGCCTCTCCAGCGACGGCCCCCTCTTCGGTCCGGGGAAGCCCCTCCACCCAATCGCGGATTGGGCGGCCGCGTTCGAAGCCGCGGGTCGCGCCCTCCAGACGGCACATGCCTGCAACACCTTGGAGCGCAGCATTCGCAGAACGCTCGCGTATAACGTGATCTTCCACTGGAACCGTCTGGGCCTATCCGACGGAGTTCAAAGTGCCTTGGCCCTCGCCGCTCGCACCGCTGTCTTCGACCCGCCACAGTCGATATAG
- a CDS encoding lanthionine synthetase C family protein, translating into MSAPLARVHDVLAEFAGHLEQPSAPAIDSRWAGQSLASGAAGTALFHSEYAARGLARWGNAHQWLQQATADDLSAEDTTGLYLGATAVAFALQNVPQDRTPLYQGARDTLHCHVLALTHRRADTAAARIARRRPATFAEYDTFIGLTGIGAYLLRTDPKSNAMERVLDYLVALTKPLDEHTPGWWVDHDPWREHALPGGHGNFGAAHGITGPLLLLAQALRRGHAVPGHEQAIRTICDHLDTWRQDNEAGPWWPEHITLADVEAGRPHQRGPGRPSWCYGTPSIARAGQLAGIALHDSALQSAYEDALFHCLSDPVQLDTITDTSLCHGSAGLYQTTFRAAHDSLTPRLHRLLPALGKLLLASARPGTQAGTGFLEGDAGCALALTTLSTATALTTGWDACLLID; encoded by the coding sequence GTGAGTGCCCCGCTCGCCCGCGTCCATGATGTGCTTGCGGAGTTCGCGGGTCATCTCGAACAGCCTTCAGCACCGGCCATCGACTCGCGTTGGGCTGGGCAGTCTCTCGCGTCGGGAGCGGCCGGGACCGCACTGTTCCACAGCGAGTACGCCGCCCGGGGCCTGGCCAGGTGGGGGAACGCACACCAGTGGCTTCAACAGGCCACAGCTGACGACCTCAGCGCCGAGGACACCACCGGCTTGTACCTCGGCGCGACCGCCGTCGCGTTCGCCCTCCAAAACGTCCCGCAGGACAGAACACCCCTTTACCAAGGGGCCCGTGACACGCTGCACTGTCACGTCCTCGCCCTGACCCATCGACGAGCCGATACCGCCGCCGCACGCATCGCCCGACGCCGACCGGCCACATTCGCCGAGTACGACACCTTCATCGGCCTCACCGGGATCGGCGCCTACCTCCTGCGCACCGACCCGAAGAGCAACGCCATGGAGCGCGTTCTCGACTACCTCGTCGCGCTGACCAAGCCGCTCGACGAACACACCCCCGGCTGGTGGGTCGACCACGACCCGTGGCGCGAGCACGCGCTGCCCGGCGGCCACGGCAACTTCGGTGCGGCCCACGGCATCACAGGACCTCTCCTGCTACTCGCCCAGGCACTACGCCGAGGGCACGCGGTACCCGGGCACGAACAGGCCATCCGCACCATCTGCGACCACCTCGACACCTGGCGGCAGGACAACGAGGCGGGCCCATGGTGGCCCGAACACATCACGCTCGCCGACGTCGAGGCAGGCCGCCCCCATCAGCGCGGCCCCGGCCGACCCAGCTGGTGCTACGGCACCCCCAGCATCGCCCGCGCCGGTCAACTGGCCGGGATCGCCCTGCACGACAGCGCATTGCAATCCGCCTACGAAGACGCCCTGTTCCACTGCCTCAGCGATCCCGTCCAGCTCGACACGATCACCGACACAAGCCTGTGCCACGGCTCGGCGGGCCTCTACCAGACCACGTTCCGGGCCGCGCACGACAGTCTGACCCCACGCCTCCACCGGCTCCTGCCCGCTCTCGGGAAGCTCCTGCTAGCCAGCGCCCGCCCAGGCACGCAGGCTGGCACTGGGTTTCTCGAAGGCGACGCGGGGTGTGCCCTCGCCCTCACCACCCTCAGCACCGCCACGGCGCTGACCACCGGATGGGACGCATGCCTCCTCATCGACTGA